CCAGATCATCCCGACGTATCCGTGTTGAAATACCTCACCGGCTTCCTACTCGTCGAAGAACTGGAGAATCCCAGTGCGGGATTATCCCTTCTCGAAGCTGCAATCAAAGATTATCCCGACATGGCGTTCCACGAAAAAGCACTTTTCCTGATTGGAAAACTACAAGCAGATATGGATCAGCAGGAAAACGCGCTCCACACCTTAGACAGATTTGTTACCCACTATCCAGAGAGCGAATGGATTTATGAAGCACACCTCATCCGTGCAGCGAGCAACTTAAAATTGGGTAGACTGGAAGCAGCGGCGAATGAAGCGATTCACGTCAGCGAGATTAGTGAAGATGCGGCGATAAAGGAACAGGCAAAAAAGATTTTGGATCAGACGAAATGGACGGTTTACACGGACGCAAGTGGACTCCCCGATAACCACATCCAAACCATGACAACCGATGGTACCCGGCTATGGATAGGCACACCCAAAGGGTTGATGCTATTCGAGACTGCGTATGACAAATGGATACCGTTTGAACCCGTCGCTGAACTTATTAACACTGCTTTGGGAAATGTGCCGGATGTTACAGCCATCGCAGCAAACTCGCAAGAAACGTGGATCGGCACGCGTTCCCAAGGCGCGATTCACTACAGTCACCTAACGGGTAGAATCATAAACTATTCTCCAGCAGAAGGATTTCCTGCCTGGATTAAGGACATAAAAATGGATGCATCGGAGATTTGGTTCGCCACAGACACCGGCATCATACGGCGGATCCGCGGCAGCGTTGATCCATTTCTCTATTACAATACCCATAACAGTCTTTTACCAGCAGACAACATTGAGACCTTGTTGCTAACGCCTCAAACGGTTTGGAGTGCTTCAGCAGCAGGAGAGGTCATCATGTTCGACCGGGAAAAAGAGGAGTGGGACTCCTATCACTCTACAGAAATCCGAGCCGGCATGAAGGTTGTAGGACTTGATATTGCAGAAGAGCAGTTGCTCTTTACCTGGTTTAATGCCGATGAAAAATCCAACGGTTACTTTCGAGCAGACATGGACGGCAGCAATGGAAAATCGACGACCCTTGACACAGGTATAGAAAATGACAACGATTTAAGGCATATCTACATCAGAGGTGCTCTGGATACTTCACCTATACCGAAAGCGGAACCGGAACCCTTACCGGAAGAAACACCGGATCCGACGCCACCTGAATTTTCACCAGAAGCAGACGGATTAGAAATTGAACCGGAAACAGAAGGGTTAGAAACTGAACCCCCTCCGCCCACGCCACAAATTCCGTTGGTCTTGTGGATAGCGACGAATAAAGACCTGTATACACACCAGACGCGTTCTGCGGATGTATGGCAGTACACAACGACACCTCAGATACTCACGGGTGAATTGATAGTAAAATCTCTCGTTGTAGTGAACAATAGAGTCTGGTTAGCGACTTCCAATGGCTTAGCAACTATGAACGCGCAATAAGCTCTCTCGGTGAACGCCTTGCCTTAAGCAATTTTAAGTATTAAATATGCACATTATCCATTGGTAACGGGCGGGGAGACCCCGCCCCTACGGGTTCGCAGCCTTTGGGAAAATGGGAATTTATTTTTGAATATTGCTTAACCGGAAGGTCAATTTAAAAAATGCAACCGACATCTACAAAACTTATTACACGTTGGGCATCGACTGAACCCACGCAAGTCGAAGACGAGTTGGTTGTTGAGGAACCCCTTGAGATTCGGGTGGGACAACAGAGTTTGATCGTTGTGATGCGGACCCCTGGACACGATTTTGAACTCGCCGCGGGGTTTCTGTATACGGAAAGCCTCATCGCTTCCGGTGATGACATCGAGATTATCGCCTACTGTGATGAAGAGCCCTCTGAAACGGAGGCTTCTGGTTTATCGCCGTTGCAGAATATCGTCAACGTTCGTCTTACGGAGGCACTGGACCTTGATGCAGAATCGGGGTGGCAGCGGAATTTTCACGCAAATGCGAGTTGCGGACTCTGTGGCAAAATGACGATTGAATCCGTTAGACAGCAGGTGCAACCGCTAAATTCAGGGTTCCATATCAATCACACGCTTTTCTATAAACTCAACGATCAGTTAAGAAAAGCGCAATCCGTTTTTGAAAGAACGGGTGGACTCCACGCCGCTGGATTGTTCGATGAAAACGGTGAACTCCTGATTATCAGAGAGGACATAGGCAGACATAACGCTGTCGATAAAGTGATCGGACACGCCTTACTAACTGACTTGGTGCCGCTGGACCGACATATCTTGATGGTCAGTGGACGCGCCAGTTTTGAAATCGTCCAGAAAGCGCTTTTTGCACGTATCCCGATTATCGTGGCTGTCTCAGCGGCATCTACACTCGCCGTAGATCTCGCCAAAGAGGGTAACCTTACATTAATAGGTTTCATGCGGGGACAGAGCATGGCGGTCTATAGTTGCCCAGAACGTGTTCATTCTGAATAGCGAAAAAACGAAAAGGAGCGTCGGGTCGTTTTTGCTATCTTTTTGGGATGCCGTGTCTCTATAGGGATAAAAGGAAATCGGGCTTACAAAGCCCTCTTATACCATTTCTAAGAGATTATATCGCATTGACAGATCGCCTCAAAGACTGCACAGGCTAACAGCCTATGCTACAAAGTGCTCGTTTATTGAAGCATTTTCAATCAGAAATGGTATTACAAAGGAGCGAAACTCTTATGTTAAGCATTTTAAACGGCATCCAAGGGCTCGTCAACCTTCTATTCTTCGTAGCGATTGTTGGGACTTTGGTGGTCTCGTGGATATATGCCAGTCGATTGCAGAAACAGTATGGTGCCGCCTTTCCGTGGAACAAAACAGCCCTTATCGTTGGGATTGAAGTCTTACTTTGGATCGGATTTAACTTTTTCTGGGAAATTTTTGAAGCGTTCTGGCTGCCAATTACGATTGTTGCCATTATTGTTATTGTGCTTATCTCGCGAAAGAAACGGAGATATGTATGAAGAAAGCCAAGGGTGGTGTGATTTGAATGCACACCACCCAAAAATGAACCTAATAGTTCATCAAGATTGAGTTTTAGAGTAGGTTCGTAGTCGTGCGATTTATCGCACTGCTTCGCAGTGAGAATATAGCAAGAACGGGCAATGAATGGTTTCCCTACTACAAACGAAAGAATATCTCTTAAGTTCGATCTTGAACGACTACTAAGGAGAGCGAAATATGAGTCGGACAGGGAGAGCCGTGGTCGCGCACGGTAAAGATTTTGAAATTCGCGAATACCCGGTTCCCGAGCCTGAACCTAACACGGTGCTGCTCCGTCAGGAATTAGCAGGGATCTGCGGAACTGACCTTCACAACTGGCAGAACGGCTTCCAACAGGAAGTTTTACTTGGACATGAAAACGTCGGTATTATTGAAGCAATTGGTGAAGGTGTGGAAACCGATTATGTAGGTAAGCCGGTTAAAGAGGGAGACAGGGTTATCTTCGCACCGGGAACAAACTATGGTGCTTACGGCTTCCAATGGAATCCAGATGAAGCACCACATTTTCGCGGTGGATTTGCGGATTATATGTATCTCAACTATCCAAACACGTGCTTCATGAAAACTGATGCGTCGCCTGAGGTTGCTGTGCTCACAGAGCCGTTCACTGTCGGTGTTCACGCCGCAATGCGAGGTGAGATAAAACTGGGGGATACCGTCGTCGTGCAGGGTTCGGGTGCTATCGGGCTTGTGACGCTTGCGTGTGCGAAATTGAGCGGTGCCGCAAAAGCGATTATGGTCGGAGGCCCTGCTGGACGCTTGGAACTCGCGAAACGCCTCGGTGCCGATGTAACCATTAACATCGAGGACGTAACTTCTGTCGAGGAACGGACGGAACTCGTGAAAGCGGAAACACCGCGCCAAGAGGGAGCGGACGTTGTTTTTGAATGTGCAGGTTTCCTCCCCGCGACACCAGAGGGATTGGGATACACCCGACGGAGTGGAACTTTTGTTGAGGTCGGTCACTTTGTGGATATGGGGTCGATTGACTTTAATATCAACCAATTGCTGATGCGTAAAAACCTGCGTGTGGAGGCTATCTGGGGAAGCAGCTACGAGCACTTCGTCCGTGGCCTACCCCTCCTTGAACAGAGTGGACTGCCGTTTGCTGACATGATTAGT
The DNA window shown above is from Candidatus Poribacteria bacterium and carries:
- a CDS encoding tetratricopeptide repeat protein; this encodes MSQQKPTKNTQVKKQKVYCLLTLMAVAILLASQHSAYSEQYVIVESENGDRLTGSWRGATDTHFEIEYNGQVLQFPLAGHTLNFTSDLAHVPDRTAAKYFRNGLTLLELGLPERAQKRFEAAIEEFPKYPDAHYQLGLLYRANADNANALERFRSVAILDAPSFDLVPLLHELGDIAFANEAYDIAADNYQLILTYYPDHPDVSVLKYLTGFLLVEELENPSAGLSLLEAAIKDYPDMAFHEKALFLIGKLQADMDQQENALHTLDRFVTHYPESEWIYEAHLIRAASNLKLGRLEAAANEAIHVSEISEDAAIKEQAKKILDQTKWTVYTDASGLPDNHIQTMTTDGTRLWIGTPKGLMLFETAYDKWIPFEPVAELINTALGNVPDVTAIAANSQETWIGTRSQGAIHYSHLTGRIINYSPAEGFPAWIKDIKMDASEIWFATDTGIIRRIRGSVDPFLYYNTHNSLLPADNIETLLLTPQTVWSASAAGEVIMFDREKEEWDSYHSTEIRAGMKVVGLDIAEEQLLFTWFNADEKSNGYFRADMDGSNGKSTTLDTGIENDNDLRHIYIRGALDTSPIPKAEPEPLPEETPDPTPPEFSPEADGLEIEPETEGLETEPPPPTPQIPLVLWIATNKDLYTHQTRSADVWQYTTTPQILTGELIVKSLVVVNNRVWLATSNGLATMNAQ
- the fdhD gene encoding formate dehydrogenase accessory sulfurtransferase FdhD; translation: MQPTSTKLITRWASTEPTQVEDELVVEEPLEIRVGQQSLIVVMRTPGHDFELAAGFLYTESLIASGDDIEIIAYCDEEPSETEASGLSPLQNIVNVRLTEALDLDAESGWQRNFHANASCGLCGKMTIESVRQQVQPLNSGFHINHTLFYKLNDQLRKAQSVFERTGGLHAAGLFDENGELLIIREDIGRHNAVDKVIGHALLTDLVPLDRHILMVSGRASFEIVQKALFARIPIIVAVSAASTLAVDLAKEGNLTLIGFMRGQSMAVYSCPERVHSE
- a CDS encoding zinc-binding dehydrogenase; protein product: MSRTGRAVVAHGKDFEIREYPVPEPEPNTVLLRQELAGICGTDLHNWQNGFQQEVLLGHENVGIIEAIGEGVETDYVGKPVKEGDRVIFAPGTNYGAYGFQWNPDEAPHFRGGFADYMYLNYPNTCFMKTDASPEVAVLTEPFTVGVHAAMRGEIKLGDTVVVQGSGAIGLVTLACAKLSGAAKAIMVGGPAGRLELAKRLGADVTINIEDVTSVEERTELVKAETPRQEGADVVFECAGFLPATPEGLGYTRRSGTFVEVGHFVDMGSIDFNINQLLMRKNLRVEAIWGSSYEHFVRGLPLLEQSGLPFADMISHQLPLSQVADGFHALNGDYRIKGETAIKIAVRSDF